In Hypomesus transpacificus isolate Combined female chromosome 4, fHypTra1, whole genome shotgun sequence, the following are encoded in one genomic region:
- the si:ch73-345f18.3 gene encoding uncharacterized protein si:ch73-345f18.3 isoform X1, whose protein sequence is MSILFCCCPFLAPSENNNERQALLQPSTTPRNQEDVKPESARQIRPAHCDTQTQSRSGRLALRLVCVQELDQRFSDTAETFNEQQERFEVMTQHIIKLRQAFGCNHDNSLSLTECVKRIIEENKDRYRITVQIKGYDFSLTVVPLSSETEPDLSLPPRLRLAQEVLKGVSKSAKATVASGTKLKELTGWLLRSEERMAEQVRQAAPTYQEQCRLEENLKETMQEVRRAKELSLGYRKQAGEVLSEAAQIAGAST, encoded by the exons ATGTCTATTCTATTCTGTTGCTGTCCCTTTCTCGCTCCCTCTGAGAACAACAATGAG AGGCAGGCCCTGCTTCAGCCCAGCACTACTCCCAGAAATCAAGAAGATGTCAAACCAGAGTCAGCTCGACAGATTCGGCCAGCACACTGTG acacacaaacccagAGTCGGAGCGGTAGGTTGGCGCTACGgctggtgtgtgttcaggagctGGACCAGAGATTCTCTGACACTGCGGAGACCTTTAACGAGCAACAGGAGCGCTTTGAGGTCATGACTCAACACATCATCAAACTGCGACAGGCCTTTGGCTGTAACCATGACAACTCCCTGTCTCTGACAGAATGCGTGAAGAGGATCATAGAGGAAAATA AAGACAGATACAGGATTACTGTACAAATAAAGGGGTATGACTTCTCCCTCACTGTGGTTCCTCTGAGTTCAGAGACTGAACCAGATTTGTCACTGCCTCCTCGTCTGCGATTGGCTCAAGAGGTGCTGAAGGGGGTATCCAAAAGTGCCAAAGCAACAGTGGCTTCTGGAACCAAACTTAAggagctgactggctggctgctgcGTAGTGAGGAGCGAATGGCGGAGCAGGTGAGGCAAGCAGCACCAACCTATCAGGAGCAGTGTCGTCTGGAAGAGAACCTGAAGGAGACCATGCAAGAAGTGAGGAGGGCAAAAGAGCTGTCGCTAGGATACAGAAAACAGGCTGGAGAGGTCCTTTCTGAGGCCGCTCAGATAGCAGGGGCTAGCACCTAG
- the LOC124466809 gene encoding hyccin-like: protein MLAMDQGVVEEWLSEFKTLPDSAVSSYAASLKEKGSLVPALYKVIRENYSDLLESVCHQLFEFYRSGEPRLQRFTLQFLPELLWSLLSVSAARHPHTSGCIEALLLGIYNLEIVDKDGQSKVLSFAIPALSKPSVYHEPSTIGSLALTEGALANHGLSRVVYSGPHLQRETFTAQNRFEVLTFLLLCYNAALSYMTSSSLQSLCQLSSRVCICGYPRQQLRRYKGISARMTVTSEFLVQLITGIHYALCNGEADVGSKALDDVLYRAQLELFPEALLVGNAIKSSLHGAALKSNKEGARSIQVDITPTSSRISRNAVTSLSIRGHRWKRHESQEVSIDSDPALGGVSIPEISVTGVSGERMPNGDSLRPRSDLRTQPDPEPLGGASEVSLDTRGHDPPNPKGQEVRRQKSVRRLVDEGTGPSSIGRSQH, encoded by the exons ATGTTGGCTATGGACCAAGGAGTAGTGGAGGAATGGCTGTCAGAGTTTaag accctCCCAGACAGTGCCGTGTCCAGCTACGCCGCGTCTCTGAAGGAGAAAGGCTCCCTCGTCCCTGCGCTCTACAAAGTCATCAGAGAGAACTACAGTGAC CTGCTGGAGTCGGTGTGTCACCAGCTGTTTGAGTTCTATCGTAGCGGGGAGCCGCGTCTCCAGCGCTTCACCCTGCAGTTCCTCCCAGAGCTGCTGTGGAGCCTGCTGTCCGTCAGCGCCGCCCGCCACCCCCACACCTCCGGCTGCATAGAGGCCCTGCTGCTGGGCATCTACAACCTG GAAATAGTAGACAAAGATGGACAGAGCAAAGTCCTCTCCTTCGCCATCCCCGCCCTCTCCAAGCCTTCAGTATACCATGAG CCTTCAACAATTGGCTCTCTGGCCTTGACGGAAGGCGCTCTAGCCAACCATGGTCTTAGTAGGGTGGTGTACAGTGGGCCCCACCTCCAGAGAGAGACCTTCACTGCTCAGAACAG GTTTGAGGTGCTGACCTTCCTGTTGCTGTGTTACAATGCAGCGCTCAGTTACATgacctcttcctccctgcagTCACTCTGCCAGCTCAgctccag GGTGTGTATCTGCGGTTACCCTCGGCAACAGCTACGCCGCTATAAAGGCATCAGTGCCCGAATGACTGTGACATCAGAGTTCCTGGTCCAGCTCATCACGGGAATACACTACGCCCT gtgTAATGGGGAGGCTGACGTGGGTTCTAAGGCACTGGATGATGTTCTGTACAGAGCTCAGTTGGAACTGTTCCCTGAAGCACTGCTG GTGGGCAACGCCATCAAATCGTCCCTGCATGGGGCAGCGCTGAAGAGCAACAAGGAGGGGGCTCGCAGCATCCAGGTGGACatcacccccacctcctcacGCATCTCACGCAACGCCGTCACCTCGCTCTCCATCCGGGGGCACCGGTGGAAGAGACACg aatCCCAGGAGGTCAGTATAGACAGTGATCCCGCCCTGGGGGGGGTCTCTATCCCCGAGATCAGTGTGACGGGGGTGAGCGGCGAGCGCATGCCCAACGGAGACTCCCTGCGACCTCGCTCCGACCTGCGAACACAGCCTGACCCCGAGCCACTGGGCGGAGCCTCCGAGGTCAGCTTGGACACTAGAGGTCAcgacccccccaaccccaaggGTCAGGAGGTCAGGAGGCAGAAGTCTGTGAGGCGATTGGTGGATGAGGGTACTGGGCCCTCCTCCATAGGGAGGAGCCAGCACTag
- the klhl7 gene encoding kelch-like protein 7, with protein sequence MTSMASPTGEKALGSKKKSDRKFAAKEEYRQLSSIMGVMNNMRKQGTLCDVTLVVQGKHFPAHRVVLAAASHFFNLMFTTSMMESTSHEVELRSAEPEIIELLVEFVYTAKISVNSSNVQSLLDAANQYQIEPVKKMCVEFLKGQIDATNCLGISSLAECLDCPELKTAADHFIHLHFTEVYKLDEFLQLDVAQLTHLLHQDTLTVRAEDQIYNAAVRWLKYDVGNRQTFMVEVLGSVRFPLVSKAFLSKTVQAEPLIQDNPECLKMVISGMRYHLLSPEDREDLGESSRPRRRKHDYRIALFGGSQPQSCRYFNPKDYSWTDIRCPFEKRRDATAIFWDNVVYILGGSQLFPIKRMDCYNVVKDSWYSKLGPPTPRDSLAAVAAQGKIYTSGGSEVGSSALDLFECYDTRTESWQMKGSMLMPRCSHGSVEAGGLIYVCGGSLGNNVSGRVLNNCEVYDPSTALWRELCGMREARKNHGLVFVNNRIYAVGGQGALGGLDSVEYYDIATNEWRVAATMPWRGVTVKCAAVGGVIYVLAGFQGVGRLGHLLEYHTETDRWVTCSKVRAFPVTSCLICVVDTCGANEEETDLTQSHRHAPPGPPAATPTSASSS encoded by the exons ATGACCAGCATGGCTTCCCCGACCGGGGAGAAGGCGTTAGGGTCTAAGAAAAAGAGCGACAGGAAATTTGCTGCCAAAGAAGAGTACAGACAGCTGTCCAGCATAATGGGAGTCATGAACAACATGAGGAAACAG GGCACCCTGTGTGACGTAACCTTGGTGGTTCAGGGGAAACACTTCCCAGCTCACAGAGTGGTGCTTGCTGCTGCAAGCCACTTCTTCAACCTTATGTTCActa CCAGTATGATGGAGTCTACGTCCCACGAGGTGGAGTTGAGGAGTGCTGAGCCAGAGATCATTGAGCTACTGGTTGAGTTTGTCTACACCGCCAA GATCTCAGTGAACAGCAGCAACGTCCAGTCACTGTTGGATGCCGCCAACCAGTACCAGATCGAACCAGTCAAGAAGATGTGTGTCGAGTTCCTCAAAGGACAGATTGATGCCACCAACTGCCTTG GTATCTCCTCCCTGGCCGAGTGTCTGGACTGCCCCGAGCTGAAGACAGCTGCTGATCACTTCATCCACCTCCACTTCACAGAGGTCTACAAGCTGGATGAGTTCCTCCAGCTGGACGTGGCCCAGCTCACACACCTGCTGCACCAGGACACACTCACCGTCCGGGCTGAAGACCAG atctACAATGCGGCGGTGCGCTGGCTGAAGTACGATGTGGGGAACAGACAGACGTTCATGGTGGAGGTGTTGGGTAGTGTCCGCTTTCCTCTGGTCTCCAAAGCCTTCCTCTCCAAGACTGTCCAGGCAGAGCCTCTCATACAGGACAACCCAGAGTGCCTCAAAATGGTCATCA GTGGGATGCGCTACCACTTGCTGTCtccagaggacagggaggacctGGGAGAGAGCAGCCGGCCACGCCGCAGGAAGCACGACTACAGGATCGCTCTGTTTGGAGgctcccagccccagtcctgcAGATACTTCAATCCCaag GACTACAGCTGGACAGACATCCGCTGCCCGTTTGAGAAGCGCAGGGACGCCACGGCCATCTTCTGGGACAACGTGGTCTACATCCTGGGAGGTTCTCAGCTCTTCCCCATCAAGAGGATGGACTGCTACAACGTCGTGAAGGACAGCTGGTACTCCAAGCTGGGCCCGCCCACCCCCAGAGACAGCCTGGCTGCCGTCGCTGCTCAGGGCAAGATCTACACCTCGGGCGGGTCGGAAGTGG GGAGCTCGGCGCTGGACCTGTTTGAGTGCTACGACACGCGGACAGAGAGCTGGCAGATGAAGGGCAGCATGCTGATGCCGCGCTGCAGCCACGGCTCCGTGGAGGCCGGGGGCCTCATCTACGTCTGCGGGGGCTCTCTGGGGAACAACGTCTCCGGCAGGGTGCTCAACAACTGTGAGGTGTACGACCCCAGCACGGCCCT ATGGAGGGAGCTGTGTGGAATGAGAGAAGCCAGGAAAAACCACGGCCTGGTTTTCGTCAACAACAGAATCTACGCTGTGGGAGGGCAGGGTGCACTGG GGGGGCTGGACTCGGTGGAGTACTACGACATCGCCACTAACGAGTGGCGCGTTGCCGCGACAATGCCGTGGCGCGGGGTGACGGTGAAGTGTGCGGCGGTGGGCGGGGTGATCTACGTCCTGGCGGGCTTCCAGGGCGTCGGGCGCCTTGGACACCTTCTAGAGTACCACACTGAAACGgacag ATGGGTGACCTGCAGTAAGGTGAGGGCGTTTCCTGTCACCAGCTGTCTCATCTGCGTGGTCGATACGTGCGGAGCCAACGAGGAAGAGACGGACCTCACACAGTCGCACCGCCACGCCCCCCCCGGGCCACCGGCCGCTACGCCCACCTCAGCATCATCCTCCTAA
- the si:ch73-345f18.3 gene encoding uncharacterized protein si:ch73-345f18.3 isoform X2: MSILFCCCPFLAPSENNNERQALLQPSTTPRNQEDVKPESARQIRPAHCDTQTQSRSGRLALRLVCVQELDQRFSDTAETFNEQQERFEVMTQHIIKLRQAFGCNHDNSLSLTECVKRIIEENNRYRITVQIKGYDFSLTVVPLSSETEPDLSLPPRLRLAQEVLKGVSKSAKATVASGTKLKELTGWLLRSEERMAEQVRQAAPTYQEQCRLEENLKETMQEVRRAKELSLGYRKQAGEVLSEAAQIAGAST; the protein is encoded by the exons ATGTCTATTCTATTCTGTTGCTGTCCCTTTCTCGCTCCCTCTGAGAACAACAATGAG AGGCAGGCCCTGCTTCAGCCCAGCACTACTCCCAGAAATCAAGAAGATGTCAAACCAGAGTCAGCTCGACAGATTCGGCCAGCACACTGTG acacacaaacccagAGTCGGAGCGGTAGGTTGGCGCTACGgctggtgtgtgttcaggagctGGACCAGAGATTCTCTGACACTGCGGAGACCTTTAACGAGCAACAGGAGCGCTTTGAGGTCATGACTCAACACATCATCAAACTGCGACAGGCCTTTGGCTGTAACCATGACAACTCCCTGTCTCTGACAGAATGCGTGAAGAGGATCATAGAGGAAAATA ACAGATACAGGATTACTGTACAAATAAAGGGGTATGACTTCTCCCTCACTGTGGTTCCTCTGAGTTCAGAGACTGAACCAGATTTGTCACTGCCTCCTCGTCTGCGATTGGCTCAAGAGGTGCTGAAGGGGGTATCCAAAAGTGCCAAAGCAACAGTGGCTTCTGGAACCAAACTTAAggagctgactggctggctgctgcGTAGTGAGGAGCGAATGGCGGAGCAGGTGAGGCAAGCAGCACCAACCTATCAGGAGCAGTGTCGTCTGGAAGAGAACCTGAAGGAGACCATGCAAGAAGTGAGGAGGGCAAAAGAGCTGTCGCTAGGATACAGAAAACAGGCTGGAGAGGTCCTTTCTGAGGCCGCTCAGATAGCAGGGGCTAGCACCTAG